One segment of Anatilimnocola aggregata DNA contains the following:
- a CDS encoding LecA/PA-IL family lectin, translated as MSKYRSVFCAFFWTSAVAGLTLGLSPGSVRAEEEEVPKAEVQILERIKAAIPGVIEDKPADDKKPKAKDEPTVDVPRTAAVTYGPRYLKLHLFDGSVITGDLSIAEINVDTPFGKLVVPVERIRSFSPGLDSFPELSAKIVDTIKKLGSDDYKTREQAHKDLAAMGVKVQKELEKFVSDENAEIKRHVGEILKEFEEAAEEQGDDEESPVEQAWIRQDTVVTSDFTVVGKVSPAEFKINSKYGELNVKLADVRRAEREAGAKESFRKSVTVQGENLAQRSFKSTGIRVQAGDRITIKAEGSIVMSPWGSNASSGPDGAPNYGWYIPNQIAGGALVARIGEKGTIYKVGKQHSVVAKTSGVLQLAIGMQGDYAGDGYQFPGEYRVKLKIDPK; from the coding sequence ATGAGTAAGTATCGCTCGGTCTTTTGCGCGTTCTTTTGGACAAGCGCGGTCGCTGGTCTCACGCTCGGCCTTTCGCCTGGCAGCGTGCGAGCCGAGGAAGAAGAAGTGCCGAAGGCGGAGGTGCAGATTCTCGAACGGATCAAGGCCGCGATCCCAGGTGTGATTGAAGACAAGCCCGCGGATGATAAGAAACCGAAGGCCAAAGACGAACCGACCGTCGACGTGCCACGCACGGCAGCGGTGACGTATGGCCCGCGCTATCTCAAGCTTCATTTGTTCGACGGCAGCGTGATCACCGGTGACCTGTCGATTGCCGAGATCAACGTCGACACGCCCTTCGGCAAGCTGGTGGTGCCGGTCGAGAGGATTCGCAGCTTCTCGCCTGGGCTCGATAGTTTTCCGGAACTTTCGGCGAAGATAGTCGACACGATTAAGAAGCTGGGGAGCGACGATTACAAGACGCGCGAACAGGCCCACAAAGATTTGGCTGCGATGGGCGTGAAGGTGCAGAAGGAACTCGAAAAGTTTGTCAGCGACGAGAACGCCGAGATCAAGCGGCACGTCGGCGAGATTCTCAAGGAGTTTGAAGAAGCGGCCGAAGAGCAAGGGGACGATGAGGAATCGCCCGTCGAGCAAGCTTGGATTCGGCAGGATACGGTCGTCACCAGCGACTTTACCGTGGTGGGCAAGGTCTCGCCCGCGGAGTTCAAAATCAACAGCAAGTATGGTGAACTCAACGTTAAACTGGCCGATGTTCGCCGCGCTGAACGTGAAGCGGGCGCGAAGGAATCGTTTCGCAAGAGCGTGACGGTGCAAGGCGAGAACTTGGCCCAACGATCGTTCAAGAGCACCGGCATTCGCGTGCAAGCCGGCGATCGGATCACGATCAAGGCCGAGGGGAGCATCGTGATGTCTCCTTGGGGGAGCAATGCCAGCAGCGGGCCCGATGGAGCGCCGAACTATGGCTGGTACATTCCCAACCAGATTGCCGGCGGCGCGCTCGTCGCCCGCATCGGCGAGAAGGGGACCATATATAAGGTTGGCAAGCAGCACAGTGTGGTGGCCAAGACATCGGGCGTGCTGCAATTGGCGATCGGCATGCAGGGCGACTACGCGGGCGATGGTTATCAGTTTCCTGGCGAGTATCGCGTGAAGCTGAAGATTGATCCGAAGTAA
- the accD gene encoding acetyl-CoA carboxylase, carboxyltransferase subunit beta, whose amino-acid sequence MTTPSNIKRPKRGVPEGLWLRCPGCSASIFKKEAEKQHNVCPQCEYHFYVSAPERIAQLLDEGTFEEWDANLLPTDPLQFADSKPYKERLIAEQKRTGMTDAAVTGCGMIRARRVAVGVTDSAFIMGSMGSVVGERLARLVERATAENLPLIIVSGSGGGARMHEGILSLMQMAKVSAALARYDSAGGLFISVLTNPTMGGVAASFASLGDLVFAEPKALIGFAGPRTIKATIRLELPKGFQTSEFLLQHGFIDRIVSRSRLKSEIARAIDYCGK is encoded by the coding sequence GTGACTACGCCATCCAACATCAAACGGCCTAAACGTGGCGTCCCCGAAGGGCTCTGGCTGCGCTGTCCAGGCTGCAGTGCCTCGATCTTCAAAAAGGAAGCCGAGAAACAGCACAACGTCTGCCCGCAGTGCGAGTATCACTTTTACGTCTCTGCCCCCGAGCGAATCGCCCAGCTGCTGGACGAAGGTACGTTTGAGGAGTGGGACGCAAACCTGCTGCCAACCGACCCGCTGCAGTTTGCCGATTCGAAACCGTACAAAGAGCGTCTAATTGCCGAACAGAAGCGAACCGGCATGACCGACGCTGCCGTGACGGGCTGTGGCATGATTCGCGCTCGCCGCGTCGCGGTGGGTGTGACCGACTCGGCCTTCATCATGGGGAGCATGGGTTCGGTGGTAGGCGAACGACTGGCCCGGTTAGTCGAACGTGCCACTGCCGAGAATTTGCCCCTCATCATAGTCAGCGGTTCGGGCGGTGGCGCCCGCATGCACGAAGGGATCTTGTCGCTGATGCAAATGGCCAAGGTCTCGGCAGCTCTGGCTCGCTACGACTCGGCTGGCGGCTTGTTCATCTCGGTGCTGACGAATCCCACGATGGGTGGCGTCGCGGCCAGCTTTGCTTCGCTGGGTGATCTGGTCTTTGCGGAACCGAAGGCGCTGATTGGCTTCGCCGGCCCACGCACGATTAAAGCCACGATTCGCCTGGAACTCCCCAAGGGATTTCAAACCAGCGAGTTTCTGCTGCAGCACGGCTTCATCGACCGCATCGTCAGCCGCTCGCGATTGAAGAGCGAAATCGCCCGCGCGATCGACTACTGCGGTAAGTAG
- a CDS encoding histidine phosphatase family protein yields MVRILLIRSAATDFDEQGRIKGTLDLPLSDVGTAQAVRLVAELQQVDIDYFYSSTCRCAVETATQLANSRRLKVRQLADFQNVDHGLWHGKLVDELKHTQPRVYRQLQDHPETVCPPEGEPVGMAQARVRVGVDRLLRKHRTGTIALVLPEPLFSLVRNVITPGELGDLWKAECQCGGWQLLDLGNDDVRRVVLAHTSAAVLPVAGGAA; encoded by the coding sequence ATGGTTCGTATTCTGCTGATTCGTTCTGCTGCGACTGATTTCGACGAACAAGGTCGCATCAAGGGAACTCTCGATTTGCCGCTCAGCGATGTCGGCACCGCCCAAGCGGTTCGCCTGGTCGCTGAATTGCAGCAAGTCGATATCGACTACTTCTACAGTTCCACTTGCCGTTGTGCGGTCGAAACGGCCACGCAACTCGCCAACAGCCGCCGGCTGAAGGTGCGGCAACTGGCCGATTTTCAGAACGTCGATCACGGCCTGTGGCACGGCAAACTCGTCGACGAGTTGAAACACACCCAGCCCCGGGTCTATCGTCAACTGCAAGACCACCCGGAAACCGTCTGCCCACCGGAAGGTGAACCGGTCGGCATGGCCCAGGCCCGCGTGCGGGTTGGTGTCGACCGACTTTTACGCAAGCATCGGACGGGGACGATTGCCCTGGTATTGCCTGAACCACTCTTCAGCCTGGTCCGCAACGTCATCACTCCCGGTGAACTTGGCGACCTGTGGAAGGCCGAGTGCCAATGTGGCGGCTGGCAGTTGCTCGATCTGGGGAACGACGACGTTCGCCGCGTGGTGCTAGCACATACTTCGGCCGCTGTACTCCCTGTTGCAGGGGGCGCTGCCTAG
- a CDS encoding type ISP restriction/modification enzyme, protein MRTKPFSLLKHQRLLTASLVKDFHRFSGGSADSDDASSAADSLAGALACATVVVGRYHEQLEPCWPWLLHGADGWTRDVLTRLQDVRSDRPASDPNSSNADDSLTWHVYELLLQGLAKQSRRSTGTFYTPPSIARFCVAALDHQLKQAFGLSAGLGDATTWEQLLRSHPKLVEAGKPLDRPFVQILEPACGSGVFLAAAIEHVLKQSKSAIDAAARLLPRLIGIDIGRVPLLIARLRIAVQLAEHGIVPDADFPQPRLQLGNALDGPENLAILSEPNTVILGNPPFSYLSRNEQPWIQDLIRGSNGVAGYFAIDDQQLGERKTWLHDDYVKFLRLSQWCIEQAGAGVISLVTNHGWLDNATFRIARQQLLRALPQIDVVDLHGNFKRQETSPHAERDENVFGLSQGIAIVTAVKSLQHSPPQVTYAELWGSRAGKLARLCPADENADLSPQLCEPRLPWFTFVPQREQVPAEYASAPLLTELMPVHSTVPVTARDHFVVARTREELLQRIERFVDPTIDDAAIRQEYFSRTRSTRYLPGDTRSWKLSAARQLIRDSGDPQQFIRRCLYRPFVWRYIFWHPAMIDWPRPEFTRHLSEGNLTLLARRQSLAGKECNFFWITDSLPLDGVIRSDNRGSESFFPLWLQSHDSSTLAPNFSAAQLATYPPQELLAYVYALFHSATYRTRYSAGLAMEFPRVLFPASDQLFASLASLGKRLIQLHLTEPHLEHTAPSTPPAVDHTETHLLDRIEAFQVGTYRVCRKWLEAEQATRESASFGRLQQLIAMTLVAQDEIEIAIQAAGGFPAAFQM, encoded by the coding sequence GTGCGGACCAAGCCCTTCAGCTTGCTCAAGCATCAGCGATTACTGACCGCGAGCTTGGTCAAGGATTTTCATAGGTTTAGCGGTGGCAGTGCAGACTCAGACGACGCTTCGTCTGCCGCGGATTCACTTGCTGGAGCGCTTGCTTGTGCTACGGTTGTCGTAGGCCGCTATCACGAGCAACTCGAACCGTGCTGGCCTTGGTTGCTGCATGGGGCGGATGGCTGGACTCGCGATGTTTTAACGAGACTGCAAGACGTGCGATCCGATCGGCCAGCCTCGGATCCGAACTCAAGCAATGCAGACGACTCTCTCACCTGGCACGTCTACGAACTGCTGCTGCAGGGATTGGCGAAACAATCGCGGCGCTCGACCGGTACGTTCTATACGCCGCCAAGCATCGCTCGCTTTTGTGTTGCCGCCTTAGACCATCAGCTGAAGCAAGCGTTCGGCCTGTCAGCGGGTTTGGGAGATGCCACGACCTGGGAGCAGCTACTGCGAAGTCATCCGAAGTTAGTTGAGGCCGGCAAACCGCTCGATCGCCCCTTTGTCCAAATCTTGGAACCAGCCTGCGGCAGCGGTGTGTTTCTGGCCGCTGCGATTGAACACGTCTTGAAGCAAAGCAAGTCGGCCATCGACGCTGCCGCTCGTTTGCTGCCACGACTCATCGGCATCGATATCGGCCGCGTCCCGCTGTTGATCGCACGTTTGCGAATCGCCGTTCAACTTGCCGAGCACGGAATTGTGCCGGATGCTGATTTTCCGCAGCCGCGATTACAACTCGGTAATGCGCTCGACGGACCTGAGAACTTGGCAATCCTAAGCGAACCGAATACCGTGATCCTCGGCAACCCACCATTCTCGTATCTATCGCGCAACGAGCAGCCGTGGATTCAAGATTTGATACGCGGAAGTAACGGCGTGGCGGGTTACTTCGCCATCGACGATCAGCAGTTGGGCGAACGAAAGACCTGGTTGCACGACGACTACGTCAAGTTTCTGCGGCTGTCGCAGTGGTGCATCGAACAAGCTGGGGCCGGCGTCATTTCGTTGGTCACCAATCATGGTTGGCTCGATAACGCCACGTTCCGCATTGCCCGGCAGCAGTTGCTCCGCGCGCTACCGCAGATCGACGTCGTCGATTTGCACGGCAACTTCAAGCGACAGGAAACATCGCCGCACGCCGAGCGCGATGAAAACGTCTTTGGCCTCAGCCAGGGAATAGCCATTGTGACGGCTGTGAAGAGCCTGCAACACTCGCCACCGCAAGTAACGTACGCCGAACTTTGGGGCTCGCGCGCTGGCAAACTCGCGCGGTTGTGTCCTGCGGATGAAAACGCCGATCTGAGTCCGCAACTTTGCGAGCCGCGGTTGCCTTGGTTCACGTTCGTCCCGCAGCGCGAACAAGTTCCCGCGGAATACGCGAGCGCGCCACTCCTCACGGAACTGATGCCAGTGCACTCGACAGTCCCGGTCACTGCCCGAGATCACTTCGTCGTCGCCCGCACTCGCGAAGAATTGCTGCAACGGATTGAGAGGTTCGTCGATCCCACCATTGATGATGCCGCGATCCGTCAGGAGTACTTCAGCCGCACTCGTTCGACCCGTTACTTGCCCGGCGACACCCGCAGTTGGAAATTGTCCGCCGCCCGCCAATTGATTCGCGACTCTGGCGACCCGCAGCAGTTTATTCGCCGCTGCCTGTATCGACCATTCGTCTGGCGCTACATTTTCTGGCATCCCGCCATGATCGATTGGCCGCGGCCCGAGTTCACACGTCATCTGTCTGAAGGCAATCTGACCCTCCTCGCGCGGCGGCAATCACTGGCTGGCAAGGAGTGCAACTTCTTTTGGATCACCGACTCGCTGCCGCTCGATGGAGTCATCCGCAGCGACAACCGCGGCAGCGAATCGTTCTTCCCACTCTGGCTGCAGTCACACGATTCGAGCACTCTCGCTCCTAACTTTAGCGCCGCACAACTTGCTACCTATCCACCGCAAGAATTGCTCGCCTATGTCTATGCACTCTTTCACTCGGCCACTTATCGCACGCGTTACTCGGCGGGACTGGCGATGGAGTTCCCGCGAGTCCTCTTTCCCGCGAGCGATCAATTATTCGCTTCACTGGCGTCGCTTGGTAAGCGATTGATCCAGTTGCACCTCACCGAACCTCACTTGGAGCACACTGCGCCGAGCACTCCGCCTGCAGTGGACCACACCGAGACTCATCTGCTCGATCGTATCGAAGCCTTTCAAGTCGGTACCTATCGAGTCTGCCGCAAATGGCTGGAAGCAGAACAGGCCACTCGCGAATCCGCATCGTTTGGCCGGCTTCAACAGTTAATTGCAATGACACTCGTTGCGCAGGATGAAATCGAAATCGCCATTCAAGCTGCCGGTGGCTTTCCCGCTGCATTTCAAATGTAG
- the msrA gene encoding peptide-methionine (S)-S-oxide reductase MsrA — protein sequence MTTTIVLAGGCFWCTEAAFEQLKGVSDVTSGYAGGTKESANYRRVCDGNTGHAEVIRVTYDPEQISLDTLLSVFFDAHDPTTLNRQGADQGTQYRSAIFYADDAQKEAAAAKIKELTEKRAFAQPIVTSLEPLVEFFPAEDYHQDYAQQHLDQPYIQGAAIPKVCKVRAKYAGLIQRD from the coding sequence ATGACCACTACCATCGTGCTTGCCGGGGGTTGTTTCTGGTGTACCGAGGCGGCCTTCGAGCAGTTAAAGGGTGTCAGCGATGTCACGAGCGGTTATGCCGGCGGGACGAAGGAAAGCGCCAATTACCGCCGCGTGTGTGACGGGAATACGGGCCATGCCGAAGTGATTCGCGTGACCTACGACCCAGAGCAGATTTCGCTCGACACACTCTTGAGTGTGTTCTTCGATGCTCACGATCCCACAACGCTGAATCGCCAGGGAGCAGACCAGGGGACGCAATATCGCTCGGCCATCTTCTATGCCGACGATGCCCAGAAAGAGGCCGCGGCCGCGAAAATTAAGGAGCTAACCGAGAAGCGGGCCTTCGCGCAGCCAATCGTCACGAGTCTCGAACCGCTCGTCGAGTTCTTCCCGGCAGAAGATTACCACCAGGACTATGCCCAGCAGCATCTCGATCAGCCCTACATTCAAGGGGCAGCCATCCCAAAGGTATGCAAGGTCCGCGCGAAGTACGCGGGACTGATCCAGCGCGACTAA
- the rpe gene encoding ribulose-phosphate 3-epimerase, producing the protein MGSLHPPKSAVCEVQMLLTWRIRAGKIDLFGWQFCGNVGPVIHALWSQEWSAGDKDNVLSETGMAGLPKRTRDFVSQLLAQRLSRGSPEDMSASQSIDSLRGATPLVLPSLLQCDFANLEREVRTLEDAGIRALHLDVMDGNFVPNLSYGMPIVAALRKVTKLPLDVHLMIEKPERYLKQFAEAGSDLITFHVEAVADAQPLVNEIHSLGVKAGIALNPATPLGTLDAYLGAVDLILVMSVPAGFGGQKFHDVALDKLQTLNTQKQTGQLRPEVILEVDGGVNTSTIGRCAQAGAQWFVVGSAIFGQASYRPAVEQLTQLARL; encoded by the coding sequence TTGGGCTCGCTGCACCCACCCAAAAGTGCCGTTTGTGAAGTTCAGATGTTACTGACGTGGAGAATACGGGCAGGTAAGATAGACCTCTTCGGATGGCAGTTCTGCGGCAACGTGGGGCCAGTCATCCACGCGTTATGGTCGCAGGAATGGAGTGCCGGCGACAAGGATAACGTGCTTTCCGAAACGGGTATGGCCGGTCTGCCGAAGCGAACTCGAGACTTTGTTAGCCAGTTGCTAGCACAACGTCTGTCGCGTGGTAGTCCGGAGGATATGTCTGCTAGTCAGTCCATCGATTCCTTACGCGGGGCGACGCCATTGGTGCTGCCGTCGCTGCTGCAGTGCGATTTCGCCAATCTCGAGCGCGAAGTCCGTACGTTGGAGGATGCTGGCATTCGTGCTTTGCACCTGGATGTCATGGATGGCAACTTCGTCCCGAATCTGTCTTATGGCATGCCGATCGTTGCTGCACTGCGTAAAGTGACGAAACTTCCGCTCGATGTTCACCTGATGATCGAGAAGCCTGAGCGGTATTTGAAGCAGTTCGCCGAAGCGGGCTCGGACCTGATTACCTTCCACGTCGAAGCCGTTGCTGATGCGCAGCCGCTGGTCAACGAAATTCACTCCCTGGGAGTGAAAGCGGGAATCGCACTGAATCCCGCGACTCCTCTTGGCACGCTGGATGCATACTTGGGGGCTGTCGACCTAATTCTTGTCATGAGCGTGCCAGCCGGTTTTGGCGGGCAGAAGTTTCACGACGTGGCACTCGACAAATTGCAGACGTTGAATACGCAAAAACAAACGGGCCAACTTCGGCCCGAAGTGATTTTAGAGGTGGATGGCGGCGTCAACACGTCGACCATTGGCCGATGTGCGCAGGCAGGAGCGCAGTGGTTCGTAGTTGGGTCAGCGATCTTCGGGCAGGCGAGCTATCGGCCGGCTGTCGAACAACTTACTCAACTGGCACGTCTTTAA
- a CDS encoding RluA family pseudouridine synthase, producing MPTEYPSDLGFTVLYDEGPCLVVNKPAGLLTQAPLGIDSLELRVKRFIKQCEGKTGEIYLGVPHRLDRPVSGAIVFARHVRAARKISEQFEGRTVSKTYWALVGGQVAEPQGTWTDFLKKIDGEPRTVIVDEHDVGGKLAILHYRVIQVLPHGTLLEIELETGRTHQIRVQCSSRGLPLLGDTLYGSPATFGPWSNDERERFISLHARNLKLKHPMTREPIDINAPLPPLWQDYGVS from the coding sequence ATGCCCACCGAATATCCAAGCGACTTAGGCTTCACGGTTCTTTATGACGAAGGACCGTGCCTGGTCGTGAACAAGCCAGCCGGCCTACTGACGCAAGCGCCGCTGGGGATCGATAGCCTCGAACTGCGTGTGAAGCGATTCATCAAGCAGTGTGAAGGGAAGACCGGCGAGATTTATCTCGGCGTGCCCCATCGGCTCGATCGGCCTGTGTCCGGTGCCATCGTCTTTGCCCGTCACGTGCGCGCGGCCAGGAAAATCTCGGAGCAGTTCGAAGGGCGAACGGTTTCGAAAACCTATTGGGCACTCGTCGGTGGGCAAGTGGCCGAGCCGCAAGGAACTTGGACCGACTTCTTGAAGAAGATCGACGGCGAGCCGCGGACGGTTATCGTCGACGAGCATGATGTCGGCGGCAAGCTCGCGATCTTGCATTACCGCGTGATACAAGTCCTGCCGCACGGCACTCTGCTGGAGATCGAGCTCGAAACGGGGCGCACACATCAGATTCGCGTGCAGTGCTCCTCGCGCGGTTTGCCTCTACTGGGCGACACGCTCTATGGCAGTCCCGCCACCTTTGGTCCGTGGAGCAACGATGAGCGGGAACGATTCATTTCGCTGCACGCTCGCAACCTGAAACTAAAGCATCCCATGACACGCGAGCCGATTGACATCAATGCTCCGCTGCCGCCGCTGTGGCAAGATTATGGTGTGTCTTAG